The following coding sequences lie in one Psychrobacter arenosus genomic window:
- a CDS encoding PilN domain-containing protein — MARINLLPWREEERERKNKEFLTLVAAITLLSLLAAFAAWSYFNNELAEQQSANALIEQRNAELDGVLTEITGLEQRREDIISRMQVIQDLQGRRPVPVHVWDDIPKAIPPALYLNNFKREGDTLTLTGLADNPNVVSSLIRNLDASEWMDNSAVRTIQQNISAYEAPAPLTTVKEGEVTRPIYPEDSYVQFVVTTEIQYGIDSPEQPQDPAVTAAAPSGDAP, encoded by the coding sequence ATGGCTAGAATTAACTTACTGCCTTGGCGAGAAGAAGAACGCGAACGTAAAAACAAAGAATTTCTTACCTTAGTAGCGGCTATCACTTTATTATCATTGTTAGCCGCTTTTGCCGCTTGGAGCTATTTTAATAATGAACTGGCCGAGCAGCAGAGTGCCAACGCTTTGATTGAGCAACGCAATGCTGAGCTCGATGGCGTGCTAACGGAGATTACTGGCCTTGAACAGCGTCGTGAAGACATTATCTCGCGCATGCAAGTGATCCAAGATTTGCAGGGTCGCCGGCCTGTTCCAGTGCACGTATGGGATGATATTCCTAAGGCCATTCCTCCAGCCTTATATTTAAATAACTTCAAACGCGAAGGTGATACGTTGACACTAACTGGGTTGGCAGACAACCCCAATGTGGTGTCGAGCTTGATTCGTAACTTAGATGCTAGTGAATGGATGGACAACTCTGCTGTACGTACTATTCAACAGAATATCTCAGCTTATGAGGCTCCGGCACCCCTGACTACCGTTAAAGAAGGAGAGGTAACTCGACCGATTTATCCGGAAGACAGTTATGTGCAATTTGTTGTCACTACTGAAATCCAGTATGGCATAGACAGCCCAGAGCAACCTCAAGATCCAGCAGTGACCGCTGCAGCGCCTTCTGGAGATGCCCCATGA
- a CDS encoding type IV pilus inner membrane component PilO yields the protein MKLTKKKTLVKTPKAALTPKKSFDFNEFRRSFESLDNQNYGSWPLAVKVTVLVMIVGFIAALAWALPISSKIDEIKAAEAQQVTLLEAYRGKESKARHLAAYKSQVTQMETEFNALLNQLPKDTRVSELVEGINMTGVGSNIRFQDISVEPEVEQEFFIEQPIRIAALGEYHQFGAFISGLAALPRIITMHDFEVNNPQPSLDKQPELTLVLQTKTYRSKETNPEEPVAATPAPEQGSN from the coding sequence ATGAAGCTAACTAAGAAAAAAACACTTGTTAAAACACCTAAAGCCGCATTAACGCCAAAAAAATCTTTTGATTTTAATGAATTCCGTCGCAGTTTTGAGTCCTTGGACAATCAAAACTATGGCAGCTGGCCGTTAGCGGTTAAAGTGACTGTGTTGGTTATGATCGTAGGCTTTATCGCCGCCTTAGCTTGGGCTTTGCCAATCAGCAGTAAAATTGACGAGATCAAAGCAGCTGAAGCCCAGCAAGTGACCTTGTTAGAAGCTTATCGCGGTAAAGAATCTAAAGCGCGGCACTTAGCGGCGTATAAATCGCAAGTCACGCAGATGGAAACTGAGTTTAATGCCCTGCTAAATCAGTTGCCTAAAGATACTCGCGTTTCAGAGTTGGTCGAAGGTATCAATATGACCGGGGTGGGCAGCAATATTCGCTTCCAAGATATCTCGGTCGAGCCTGAAGTAGAGCAAGAATTCTTTATCGAACAGCCCATTCGTATCGCAGCCTTGGGTGAGTATCATCAATTTGGTGCTTTTATTAGCGGGCTAGCCGCCTTGCCACGTATCATCACTATGCACGATTTTGAAGTGAACAATCCGCAGCCTTCATTAGACAAACAACCTGAGCTTACTTTAGTGCTACAGACCAAAACCTATCGCTCTAAAGAAACCAATCCTGAAGAGCCTGTTGCCGCCACGCCAGCACCAGAACAGGGGAGCAACTAA
- a CDS encoding pilus assembly protein PilP, whose translation MAISKSFSKSAKIAFCLVPVISLAGCSDRIGAAEQQMLDIRNATAQPIQPPPKAEIVDDFVYSANVLRSPFMPPSLLNAQLAPMSNEGVRPDVMRVKEPLEQYELSQLIFRGLVISPEGQQYGLVQRPDGTIASVKVGDYIGVNDGRIVEITSTQINLIEIVPDSRAGFIEKPESLMTPAG comes from the coding sequence ATGGCTATCTCTAAGTCTTTTTCCAAATCAGCCAAAATCGCCTTCTGTCTTGTGCCCGTTATTTCCTTAGCAGGATGTAGTGATCGTATTGGTGCGGCCGAGCAGCAAATGCTAGATATCCGTAATGCTACTGCGCAACCAATTCAGCCTCCGCCGAAAGCGGAAATAGTAGACGACTTTGTTTATAGTGCTAATGTGCTACGCAGCCCCTTTATGCCGCCAAGCTTACTAAATGCACAACTGGCCCCAATGAGCAACGAAGGGGTTCGACCGGATGTCATGCGAGTCAAAGAGCCGTTAGAGCAATACGAGCTGTCACAATTAATCTTTCGTGGTTTGGTTATCTCACCAGAAGGTCAGCAGTATGGTTTAGTCCAGCGACCAGATGGCACGATTGCGAGTGTCAAAGTAGGCGACTATATCGGGGTTAATGATGGTCGAATTGTCGAAATAACCTCTACGCAAATTAATTTGATTGAAATTGTTCCAGACAGTCGCGCAGGGTTTATTGAAAAACCAGAATCTCTAATGACACCAGCTGGCTAA
- the pilQ gene encoding type IV pilus secretin PilQ, which translates to MTVRNLIRNYIDNSKLNHQPSPVRHRKTPTTSTQMSTKFAIPALAVSMMAITSATYAAQTINSVAVVQTTPETTQLRLGFDGAPVIPEAYQLENPTRLILDFNDVRNDVAQRQKDYNVGNVNDITTLSDDTKTRLVVGLNGDGAYTTAVQGNDLLLTMTQPQQQGFAPAVAPVYSAPVVTPVTTAPVVVTSNRPVVQTSTVPAETMVVRINPLLNPASAASAVGTQYSYDGLSALNYSGAGEGGNISIALTNDAIPIDVQRQGNQLVIRMTGATVPRNLLRRVNVNGGLVSSIDTKNQNQNGVITINMLEDYEYQAYQSGNQLNISITKPALLREPTLEEKVYTGEALSMEFQDVEIRSVLDILAQFTDMNVVASDSVNGSITLRLINVPWDQALDIILKSKGLGKRENGNVILVAPAAELAEQEAKELEAQQAVQAFAPLRTEYIRLSYAKAQDVFNLISQGRGASGGTNNANSQDSGSLLSNRGTVTIDERTNTLIIKDVAASIENIHSLVDKIDIPVRQVMIEARIVSASDSFSKEIGVRWGILSNGAANNRNLLVGGSNQTINDLKDFTVESTTINGQTVTYPKYDISRPDNLNVDLGVANPAGRIAFGLLSMSDLMLDLELSAMQADNRGEVISTPKVLTTDKQTAKVSSGTQIAYQEAAASGATATSFIEAALSLEATPNITPDGKIGLQLEIKNGTPTIINGDVAIAEDAISTNVIVEDGQTVVLGGVFKNQISNGVNKVPFLGDLPFIGRAFRNDVQRNDKQELLIFITPKLINDGISRLN; encoded by the coding sequence ATGACAGTTCGTAACCTTATTCGTAATTATATTGATAACAGTAAGTTAAACCATCAGCCTAGCCCAGTTCGTCATCGTAAAACGCCTACAACGAGTACTCAGATGTCTACAAAATTTGCTATTCCTGCTCTTGCCGTCAGTATGATGGCTATTACTAGTGCAACGTATGCTGCGCAGACTATCAACTCGGTAGCCGTGGTACAAACTACGCCAGAGACTACGCAATTGCGTTTAGGCTTTGATGGCGCCCCTGTGATACCTGAAGCCTATCAACTTGAAAACCCAACCCGTTTGATTTTGGACTTTAACGACGTGCGTAATGACGTTGCGCAAAGACAAAAAGATTATAACGTGGGCAACGTGAACGACATTACGACCCTGAGCGATGATACCAAGACCCGGTTAGTAGTGGGATTAAATGGTGATGGGGCTTATACCACTGCCGTGCAGGGCAATGATTTGCTGTTAACGATGACGCAGCCACAACAACAAGGGTTTGCGCCCGCTGTAGCGCCCGTATACTCGGCCCCTGTAGTGACGCCAGTAACTACTGCGCCCGTCGTCGTGACCAGTAACCGTCCTGTTGTGCAAACATCGACTGTGCCAGCAGAAACTATGGTCGTCCGTATTAACCCGCTATTAAACCCAGCTTCAGCAGCAAGTGCGGTCGGTACTCAGTACAGCTATGATGGGCTTAGCGCTTTAAATTACTCAGGGGCAGGCGAGGGCGGTAATATCAGCATCGCCCTAACCAATGATGCCATTCCTATTGATGTACAGCGTCAAGGCAATCAATTGGTCATCAGAATGACGGGAGCGACAGTACCACGTAATTTACTACGCCGCGTCAATGTAAACGGGGGTTTAGTCAGTAGTATTGATACTAAAAACCAAAACCAAAATGGCGTGATTACCATCAATATGCTAGAAGACTATGAATACCAAGCGTACCAGTCAGGTAACCAGTTAAATATTAGTATCACCAAACCTGCCTTACTGCGCGAACCTACCTTGGAAGAAAAAGTCTATACGGGTGAAGCGCTATCCATGGAGTTCCAAGACGTTGAAATTCGTAGCGTATTGGATATCTTAGCCCAGTTTACCGATATGAACGTGGTGGCCAGTGATTCAGTGAATGGCAGCATCACTCTACGGTTGATTAATGTGCCTTGGGATCAAGCCTTAGACATTATTCTTAAGAGTAAAGGCTTGGGCAAACGCGAAAACGGCAATGTCATCTTAGTCGCGCCTGCCGCTGAATTGGCTGAGCAAGAAGCCAAAGAGTTAGAAGCCCAACAAGCAGTGCAAGCTTTTGCCCCTTTGCGGACAGAATATATCCGTTTGAGCTATGCCAAAGCCCAAGACGTGTTTAATTTAATCTCGCAAGGTCGTGGCGCGTCGGGTGGCACTAATAATGCTAACTCGCAAGATAGTGGCAGTTTGCTGTCCAATCGTGGCACAGTCACTATCGATGAGCGTACCAATACGCTGATTATTAAAGATGTCGCTGCAAGTATCGAGAATATCCATTCTTTGGTCGATAAAATTGATATCCCAGTCCGTCAGGTTATGATTGAAGCCCGTATCGTCAGTGCTTCAGATAGCTTTAGTAAAGAGATTGGGGTCCGTTGGGGTATCTTATCTAATGGCGCAGCAAATAACCGCAATCTATTGGTCGGTGGTAGCAACCAAACCATTAATGATTTAAAAGACTTTACGGTTGAAAGTACCACTATTAACGGTCAGACGGTAACTTATCCTAAATACGACATCAGTCGCCCTGATAATTTAAACGTTGATTTGGGGGTGGCTAACCCAGCCGGCCGTATCGCCTTTGGTCTGCTAAGTATGTCAGATTTAATGTTGGATTTAGAGTTGTCAGCTATGCAAGCGGACAACCGTGGTGAAGTTATCTCTACACCAAAGGTTTTAACCACAGATAAGCAGACGGCTAAAGTCTCTTCGGGTACGCAGATTGCCTACCAAGAAGCGGCAGCTAGCGGGGCGACAGCGACCAGCTTTATTGAAGCCGCGCTCAGCTTAGAGGCCACACCAAACATCACTCCAGATGGTAAAATTGGCCTACAGTTAGAAATTAAGAATGGTACGCCAACGATTATTAACGGAGATGTGGCTATTGCCGAAGATGCCATCAGTACCAATGTCATCGTTGAAGATGGGCAAACTGTGGTACTAGGCGGCGTGTTTAAAAACCAGATTTCTAATGGGGTCAATAAAGTTCCTTTCTTAGGTGACTTACCTTTCATTGGTCGTGCCTTTAGAAATGATGTGCAGCGTAATGACAAACAAGAATTGCTTATTTTCATCACGCCAAAATTGATTAACGATGGCATCAGCCGTCTTAACTAA
- the aroK gene encoding shikimate kinase AroK — protein sequence MWQELPSVFLVGPMGAGKTTVGRLLAKYLQRDFVDSDWYVETQTGADIAWIFDKEGEAGFRERETRAIDELTLRSGIVMATGGGAVMRAENRAMLKTRGIVVYLNASVDIQMARTAKDKSRPLLQQPNPRQVLQRLYTLRDPLYREVADIILPTGHTYPRHMVTELIGLLKPYIEDQQTVIE from the coding sequence ATGTGGCAAGAGTTACCTTCGGTATTTTTGGTGGGTCCCATGGGCGCAGGCAAAACGACCGTAGGCCGGTTACTGGCAAAATACTTACAGCGCGACTTTGTCGATAGTGACTGGTATGTCGAGACACAGACAGGGGCCGATATCGCCTGGATATTTGATAAAGAGGGCGAGGCGGGCTTTCGTGAGCGCGAAACCCGGGCTATAGATGAGCTCACGCTACGTTCCGGTATAGTCATGGCCACAGGTGGCGGCGCAGTCATGCGGGCTGAAAATCGTGCAATGCTTAAGACCCGTGGCATTGTGGTTTATCTTAATGCTTCCGTAGATATCCAAATGGCACGGACTGCTAAAGATAAGTCTCGGCCTTTATTACAGCAGCCCAACCCAAGACAAGTCCTACAAAGGCTCTATACCCTCCGTGACCCTTTATATCGTGAAGTGGCTGATATTATTCTGCCGACCGGACATACCTATCCGCGCCATATGGTGACTGAGCTTATAGGATTATTAAAGCCTTATATTGAGGATCAACAAACCGTTATAGAGTAA
- the aroB gene encoding 3-dehydroquinate synthase: protein MLSHCLTVQTHSHDYPIIISHATNMAEQVAPYIAGKQVLIVTNDTVAPLYLQALQEGLAAQFAVFVCVLPDGEVYKTQDSINQIYDALMDNHCGRDVTLIALGGGVIGDMTGFAAASFMRGVNFIQIPTTVLAQVDSSVGGKTGINHPKGKNMIGAFWQPQMVLADMATLPTLPRRELSAGMAEVIKYALIMDVTFLEWLESNMAAMMQLDLDLIAEAVKRCCEFKAQVVAEDEREAGRRALLNFGHTFGHVIETHEGYGSWLHGEAVAAGMVQAAKLSQRLGWLTAAEVSRIEQLLLLAELPIVPPAIDTEIALGLMSHDKKVKLGQIRLILLKSLGDAVITDEFAPELLSAVLADSMLAAQ from the coding sequence ATGTTGTCGCATTGCCTGACCGTTCAAACTCACTCTCATGATTACCCCATTATCATTAGTCATGCGACTAACATGGCTGAGCAAGTGGCGCCTTATATAGCGGGCAAGCAAGTGCTAATCGTCACCAATGACACCGTCGCTCCGTTGTATCTACAGGCCTTGCAAGAAGGGTTGGCGGCACAATTTGCCGTCTTTGTCTGTGTATTGCCCGATGGTGAAGTCTATAAAACCCAAGACAGTATTAACCAAATTTACGATGCGCTGATGGACAACCACTGTGGGCGTGATGTGACGTTAATTGCCTTAGGGGGCGGCGTTATTGGGGATATGACCGGTTTTGCTGCGGCGAGCTTTATGCGCGGTGTGAATTTCATTCAGATACCCACCACCGTCTTGGCGCAAGTAGATTCTAGCGTGGGCGGTAAGACCGGCATCAATCATCCTAAAGGCAAAAATATGATTGGGGCGTTTTGGCAGCCGCAGATGGTGCTAGCGGATATGGCCACTTTACCTACTTTGCCCAGAAGAGAGCTATCGGCAGGTATGGCAGAAGTCATCAAATATGCCTTGATTATGGACGTAACGTTTCTCGAGTGGTTAGAGAGCAATATGGCGGCCATGATGCAGCTCGATTTAGACTTAATTGCTGAGGCGGTAAAACGCTGTTGTGAGTTTAAAGCCCAAGTGGTGGCGGAAGATGAGCGCGAAGCGGGCCGCCGTGCCCTACTAAACTTTGGTCATACTTTCGGCCATGTGATTGAAACCCACGAAGGCTATGGCAGTTGGCTACATGGCGAAGCGGTCGCTGCGGGTATGGTGCAAGCCGCGAAACTCTCGCAACGTCTCGGTTGGCTTACTGCAGCTGAAGTGAGCCGTATCGAGCAGCTACTGCTATTAGCAGAATTGCCTATTGTGCCGCCCGCCATTGATACAGAGATTGCGCTAGGGCTCATGAGCCACGATAAAAAAGTGAAGCTGGGTCAGATTCGCCTCATTTTATTAAAATCACTTGGTGATGCTGTGATTACCGACGAGTTTGCTCCTGAACTGTTGAGCGCGGTCTTAGCCGACTCGATGTTAGCTGCCCAGTAA